In the Haemorhous mexicanus isolate bHaeMex1 chromosome 16, bHaeMex1.pri, whole genome shotgun sequence genome, atggcaccaaggggccattgtgacactatgggtccccatggaagcaaggggccagtgtgacactatgggtccccatggcaccaaggggccagtgtgacacagccatgcctgtggaaccaagggtccattgtgatTTTGGGGAGCTCAAtagaaccaaggggccattgtggcactctGCACAGTtccatggaaccaaggaaacCATTTTGGCACAGCatggcctcatggaagcaaggggccattgtgccactgcagagccaaggagACCACTGTGGTATCGCTGGGCCTTCTGGAAACaaagttctgctgcagggcccccagGATCCAAGAACATGGAACAAGTCTTGCTGGCTTAGCCTGACTGGTCcggctgaccttggcatgtggAGGGTTGCTATTCATCCGGCCCTGAAGCCATGGAGctccatgttttccttcctctgggaaagaactctccttctcctccaggggtTCAGGGCTGAAATTGGGATTCTACCTCCATATTTGATTATATCAAAGGATTTTTCCTATATGAAATCTGCCAGAACAGACAGCTCTAGATGGTCTTGGCATCTGGGGGGGCAACCTCTCATCTGCCGTCAAaacactgggggggctgtgcttttctttccatggaaagaaacatctcTCATGTGCAGGCATCCATAGCCAAAACTGggaatctgcctccaaaattcCTTATATCCAAGAGAGCTCCCAgataaaagctgccaggactgtcTAGGTTCCCTTGGATTCCTGAAGACCAGCTCTCATCTGcctgtgaaacactggggctctgccctttccttcctgtgcagaagagctgtcattctgCTCCAGGCACCCATGGCTATAGAAATACACTGCTACATATGGCTGAAATGGAATTGcacctccaaaactccccaaatatccaagggttgctttcagacaaaagctgcaaggacagacaggtctggcttaCCTTGGCCTCCAGTGcctgcctctcatctgccttcaaaaccctggggctctgtggtttccttcctgtAGAAAAGAACCGTCCTTCTTGTCCAGGCGCCCATGTCCTCAAGCACATGAGCACTGTATagggacagaggagctctgtgctcagtggggtgcagactgaggacagaaggggagagccctgggagggactgaAGGGTGGATTCAGAGATGGTGGATCCTTTTGACATCGTAGAGtacagccagagaaagaaagagttaATGCAAAGGGCAGCTTGGGAGGcccagactgggaaaaaagagcaaggaatttccctgccagggcagggctgaggtgcaacacatccctcagaaggagcctgggtcagcccaaggctttgtgtgggcaggcagaggcaggcaggaggcagagctgtcagcaaaggaaggggccagccaggtggggcagccgggggatgagcacagcctgcagggacagaggcgcagggcagggacaccgtagcacagcctgggctgcacagggcacaggcatgggcagcagctgccaggccctgacagagccaccttgggcagcactttggccatggctgctgggcctgggcctgagccaggagcaggagacaagtgacccttgcaggcctggggcctcatggcctccttgtccctgctcagcagcctggcaggggccgccccatgctcctgcccttggcactgcacatccccacatgccagtgcccatcccgggaagagccctgagcaaggagggagggacaggatctgcctggccaggggttggggctcaggccttggccctttgcattcctgaaacacatccagctttgctcagcaccagagacacctttgccttgtttgtccccagctgtcatcactgcctccagtgttctgctctaactggaacctggggacgCTTTCTCAattgtgtccctcagtgggacccattaaatCTTCAAGAAACTTTGGAGATTGATTGTGACTTTGAATTCTTGAGATATTTCTTCTACTCCCTCTCAGGGAGtgatgttcagggcctgagcaccCAACCCACAAGagaagtccttgtgctgtgtctgttctgctgagctgggctgggctcctggaacAGAAGGAACTCCTGGCAATCAAGAAGATCTTCAAAATAACACatcctcaggagcagctcctctcccaacccagcagggctgagggcactgtCTGCggccaccctgggcacagcacagagacagagatattttcaatcagtcagggctgtgAAGATGCTGAGAAGTGACTGGGGGagaatcactgccagcccttggcacaggaacctctgactgcaggacaaggcagctgcagctcctggagccatctcctaaagctggaacatcccaatgCCTCCAGACGCTGtgagtacattctctgattgtctcttgtgcagagcagccaggggtgcccagggctgtcctgcagagcagggtcctgcagcccagggcactttgctggggcagggactctgctgcctgccagggacagctctcagccagccctggcagctgctccaagcaCTGTGGGACCAGATctgggtgggaggagacagCTGGTAAGGCTTGGAAGAGTTTCTGTTGTGTGGTGAGGATGCTGCATTGTTAAGGGATGCTCCCAGCATGACACTGATCTCCAGGGTATTTCCTGGTAGATTAAATGATAAGCACAGCAAGGCAGGGtctgcataaaacaaaaaaatcctgctttattaATCCATTTCTCTGGGATGCCTGGATAGAAAAATGCACTTAGATATTCCTGACTCACTTTcgacagagaaaaattatttaaaaaaaaaaaaaattctctgagatCTGAATAtaccaggcagtgccagaaatcagcacagggTTCCTTAGGGCAGCATCAGCATCgcttttccagtccttttcaGGATTGCTCTGACATTcccatcagagcctgcagagccagagctgcccttgggcagtgccagagctgggaggggtctgcagggcagagctgagcccccagggctgagctgcgctcaggcagcactgacatggcccagtcctgggcacagggagcagctgctggcagggacagctccaggtagcagagccctgggcaggcagtggagggaaagtgcccccaggctgtgctgggatatttGAAATTCTCCACAAACTGAAGTATTGCATGATTACTTATTCTACAGACCCCCATGCCAAGACAGagcaaatgtccaacagcagctccatcagccacttcctcctgctggcactggcagacacgcggcagctgcagctcctgcacttctgcctcttgctgggcatctccctggctgccctcctgggcaacggcctcatcatcagcgccgtagcctgcggccaccacctgcacacgcccatgttcttcttcctgctcaacctggccctcagcgacttgggctccatctgcaccactgtgcccaaagccatgcacaattccctctgggacaccaggaccatctcctactcaggatgtgctgcacaggtGTTTCTGTTTGTCCTTTTCTATTCAGCAGAAATTTCCCTgctgaccatcatgtgctacgaccgctacgtgtccatctgcaaacccctgcactacgggaccctcctgggcagcagagcttgtgcccacatggcagcagctgcctgggccagtgcctttctcaatgctctgctgcacacagccaatacatttcccctgcccctgtgccacggcaatgccctgggccagttcttctgtgaaatcccatACATCCTCAAGCTCTCCATCTCACACTCCCAGCTCAGGGAACTTGGATTTCTTGCTATTGGTTCCTGTTTAGCATTTGGttcttttgtgttcattgttttctcctatgtgcagatctttaggactgtgctgaggatcccctctgagcagggatggcacaaagccttttccacctgcctccctcacctggctgtggtctccctgttcctcagcactgtcaTTTTTGCCTACCTGAAGcccccctccatctcctccccatccctggatctggcagtgtcagttctgtactcggtggtgcctccagccctgaaccccctcatctacagcctgaggaaccaggaggtCAGGAATAGCCTGAAGAAAATGATATCAATTGGTTTTCAGAAGCAATAAACTCTCATTCTTCTGCATATCTCTTATGATGTTACTCTTTAATTCTCACTCTGTGTCCTGTATTTTTTGCCGTTTACATAGGCGTTAAACTTTTGTGAATTTGTTCACAGAACAATGTTTGActccagtatttttattttaatatttatctttctttttgcaCCCAGATACTGGAAAACCAGCATATGTATACTACATATATGCTAACACAAAATAAAGAACTCTGTATTGCCATGTGTGCCTGACATCTTTCCTCCCTGATTTCTAGAGCTGCAGGGTCCGtgcctctgggcagagctggaggagaaaaaggaacccCAGTGTTCCTCACTtccagggagccccagggcttCTCCTCCATAGCCTCCCCTGCCTTCACTGCCACACTCCCCTTCAGAACCCCTGTGCTGGTTTAGggcctcagggctctgccagctcagtccCTGTCATGCTGTGTGCCTGTCAAGGGaatgcaggcagggacaggttgtgggcactgctgggacagagctgggctctgcagcagcatttccatcaTGCAAGGGCATCTCCCCAGTGCAGGGCCTGAAAGCTTCAATCTCCTTCCCAGTTACtctcagggatgtgcccagcacagtggcctggagaggaaaccagcagtgaccagcagAAGTGTGGCAGTGATCAGGgtgggggctgtcccagcagtgcaaagccagcactgctACAGCAGTGGCCTCTCACCCCAGGTCACAGAGGTTCTTCTTCTCTCCATGGAGGGACATCAAGTGCCCGGGTCAGGAGTCTGTGTCTGCAGTGCACGGACACTCCACAGCCCTGAACatcctgtgtgtgtgaggggacaTAAACCCAGTGAGCACaaactccttcagctgctcctggacttTCCAGAGAGTAACATCCCCTGGGAACCcctgagtgcagggctgggacgagctcctgagcacagagctccctgtgtccatccctctggcCGTGGGGCAcctcaggcagggcagagcagggcagggtgacaccCGCAGGGCTgaggtccctgccaggctctggcagtggcagcagagcccagggagcccctgcccgtgctgcaatgaactctgtgtgtgtgtgcaagggaaggactcgtgtccctgggcagccctggggctgggaggagggcatgagcccagctcaggggtgggcacctggcagagccctgacgTTTCTGGCTGTGTCCATAAGAGAAAAGTTGGGCAGGGTGACTGTGGTTAAACCCCTCTGGCCATCAAGTGACAACCAGGTgtctctgtcactgtccctccTTCATCAGAAGACAGGAGAAAATAAGGTGAAAACATTGGGGGTCATCATAAAGAGAGATTAATACTGGAGGGACCAAAAAGCAAAGGCCAAATGCAGAAGCAAGGAAAACCATGGGAAAACAAGAGTTCAGCACCTGTAGTGGTTGCTTTGGAAGACAAATGTATTAATACAGAAAATCCAGAGACCTTCTTGTCCCCCTCATTTCCTTGCTGATCTGGACATCACATGGAATGGAAGAGCCCTTGGGTCAGTCCAGCcaagctgtcccatccctgcgcccccaggaacacctgcccacccccagcccactggGGGAGCAGGTTGCAGAAAAGCCTCATGTGGGGcgagccctgctcagggacagccaaagccttgggctgggaccagccctgctgcagccacaagagccaagcacagcaggacaggggtgctctgggcaaagggaactccatcccagccacacccaggccaagggggctcagggggctcttcccacctctgctATTCCACAATTGAATGAATCTTTTCCTTGGAGAGCTCTTTGAAGAGACAATTGccagagaggcagaagcagagctatAAAATGCTCCagtacaaacacagcagctcctgtgaggaatgaaccctcccagggcagtgctgtggcaggagcagcacccagaaggAGGGGGATGAGCTCAGTGCATGTATGTGTGTCCCCAGACACAGAGggtgagggtgggcagaggtcagggcagggctggcagtggcagggcagagcctggagcagtgaGATCGGagtgtgcagcctgcagggacacagcagcagctgtgggacagcGCAGGACAAGCTGTGCTGGACATGGCCAAGGGCCCTGGCGGGGcttgcagtgcccaggagaagccacatcttggtgccctgggcacagcagggtctgtgccaccaagggctgggaggagacaccttgtcctgaggcactggggcctcctggcacagccccagccaggctgggcactgtcagccccttgtcctgccctcagcatcccccctgccctacatcccagtggcctcagggatctgctggaaggagtccctggggagccttgctcaggaatggccctgggggctcctgaatgctcccagggactttgggttttgcttttgccggggagtctctgagaggtttgtgcaatcgtGGCCTCCGGTTCTCTTCTCTAAAGAGTCCAGAAAGAGCCTGTGTTGGTGATGGACCTCACTGGACTGACACtgaaactgcatgaaaaacagaaactccAACAACACCTTACAGAATTtaggcattactttattcttgCCAGGATGTCATTGCGGCCATCACATGCAACAGAAATTATTCCATCCACACGTGTCCGGATTCCACAGTGAAAATCATTCCATCACACATTGTTCTTTACTACG is a window encoding:
- the LOC132335050 gene encoding olfactory receptor 14J1-like, encoding MSNSSSISHFLLLALADTRQLQLLHFCLLLGISLAALLGNGLIISAVACGHHLHTPMFFFLLNLALSDLGSICTTVPKAMHNSLWDTRTISYSGCAAQVFLFVLFYSAEISLLTIMCYDRYVSICKPLHYGTLLGSRACAHMAAAAWASAFLNALLHTANTFPLPLCHGNALGQFFCEIPYILKLSISHSQLRELGFLAIGSCLAFGSFVFIVFSYVQIFRTVLRIPSEQGWHKAFSTCLPHLAVVSLFLSTVIFAYLKPPSISSPSLDLAVSVLYSVVPPALNPLIYSLRNQEVRNSLKKMISIGFQKQ